From one Humulus lupulus chromosome 8, drHumLupu1.1, whole genome shotgun sequence genomic stretch:
- the LOC133796942 gene encoding stem-specific protein TSJT1-like, which translates to MLAIFHKAFAHPPEELNSPASYKGGSKPKLPEETLQDFLSHHPQNTFSMTFGHAAVLAYVRPDRPFSVNQRLFCGFEDIYCLFLGNLNNLNSLNKQYGLTKGTNEAMFVIEAYRTLRDRGPYPADQVVKDLDGSFAFVVYDSKAGSVFTALGSDGGVQLYWGIAGDGSVVISDDLEVIKAGCAKSFAPFPKGCMFHSEGGLMSFEHPMNKVKAMPRVDSEGVMCGANFKVDKYTRVNSIPRVGSETNWVEWPSH; encoded by the exons atgttGGCTATATTTCACAAAGCTTTCGCGCACCCACCTGAGGAGCTTAACAGCCCAGCATCTTACAAGGGTGGTTCGAAGCCAAAACTCCCAGAAGAAACTCTTCAGGATTTTCTCTCTCACCATCCTCAAAACACCTTCTCCATGACCTTTGGTCATGCTGCTGTTCTTGCTTATGTCAGACCAGATAGACCTTTCTCCGTAAACCAGAG GTTGTTCTGTGGTTTTGAGGATATTTACTGCCTCTTCTTGGGGAACTTGAACAACCTGAATTCACTTAATAAACAGTACGGACTAACCAAGGGCACCAACGAGGCCATGTTCGTCATCGAAGCTTATCGGACCCTCCGTGACCGCGGCCCCTACCCGGCGGACCAGGTCGTCAAGGACCTAGATGGCAGCTTTGCTTTTGTCGTTTACGACAGTAAGGCCGGTTCAGTCTTCACTGCACTG ggatcCGACGGTGGTGTTCAACTCTACTGGGGTATTGCCGGAGATGGTTCCGTGGTAATATCTGATGATTTGGAGGTCATTAAAGCAGGGTGTGCTAAGTCATTTGCCCCTTTCCCCAAAG GATGTATGTTCCATAGCGAGGGGGGTTTGATGAGCTTTGAGCATCCAATGAACAAAGTGAAGGCAATGCCTAGGGTCGACAGCGAGGGAGTGATGTGTGGGGCCAACTTCAAAGTGGATAAGTACACCAGAGTCAACAGTATTCCACGTGTCGGAAGCGAAACCAATTGGGTGGAGTGGCCCTCACATTAG